The proteins below are encoded in one region of Colias croceus chromosome 17, ilColCroc2.1:
- the LOC123699029 gene encoding protein bicaudal D isoform X2, whose protein sequence is MADTAQSGISIAELKAEIERLSRELDQASSEKIQSAQLGLVLLEEKSALQQRCDELESLYENTKHELDITQEALMKLDTTQKVTTQSGIEQENALLNESAAMESSLTLQIIELEGESKQLRHELERVISERDRLLAESSELGADKATRESERAALRAELREARQREQRLLLDIGDLEDENISLQKQVSALRSSQVEFEGLKHEVRQLREEAENARAAADETAALRRIAERQLAEALEALQAEREAKFAAKKELDAHLSREAAYNITNLAYSIRGMPDEGTEDEGEAGGSGGAELAVDHHADLFSEVHLHEISRLEKQLEQAHNENAQLSTSLRSAQSSAESESAAATALRAGLQRAASRVSALKHLHAECGPLEEEKLESSGVSARAAKWLTWWRVSGGEVGALADALGELLAAPAPAGSPAALQRQALAGLSDRAADAELRCAALQADADLLRAIAGGAGRALSSAAPALTSAAETLAQLYHHVCAVNGTQPERLLLEHAHQTDGAGAEGRGGDEEALALAAGELEGLRAAASVARYADTLLDQLTHLRAALDTALDSRLRHQPVMESEERGAELGELQEQVIKLKSLLSTKREQIATLRTVLKSNKNTAEVALANLKSKYETEKTIVTETMLKLRNELRLLKEDAATFSSLRAMFAARCEEYVTQVDELTQALAGAEEEKKTLNQLLRLAVQQKLSLTQRLEELEVDREMRTRRVPKAGGTARARPRDF, encoded by the exons ATGGCAGACACGGCTCAAAGCGGTATATCTATCGCTGAGCTAAAGGCGGAGATCGAAAGGTTGAGTCGAGAACTCGACCAGGCAAGTAGCGAGAAGATCCAGTCGGCACAGCTGGGGTTAGTTTTGCTTGAGGAGAAAAGTGCATTGCAACAAAGATGCGACGAGCTGGAGAGCCTCTACGAGAACACAAAACACGAGTTGGATATCACACAAGAG gctTTGATGAAACTTGACACAACACAAAAAGTGACTACACAAAGTGGTATAGAACAAGAAAATGCCCTCCTCAATGAGTCCGCTGCTATGGAAAGCTCTCTCACCCTACAGATTATTGAACTGGAGGGTGaatctaaacag CTACGTCACGAGCTAGAACGCGTAATCAGCGAACGGGATCGACTATTAGCTGAAAGTTCAGAACTGGGCGCCGACAAGGCCACCCGCGAGTCCGAGCGGGCGGCGCTCCGTGCGGAGCTGCGGGAGGCGAGGCAGCGGGAACAGCGGCTTCTGTTGGACATCGGGGATTTGGAAGACGAGAATATATCGCTGCAGAAGCAAGTCTCCGCGTTGAGATCATCACAG GTCGAATTCGAAGGCTTGAAACATGAAGTCAGACAGTTGCGGGAAGAAGCGGAAAACGCGCGCGCAGCCGCTGACGAAACAGCGGCTTTGCGGCGTATCGCTGAACGGCAACTCGCTGAAGCGCTTGAAGCGCTGCAAGCGGAGAGGGAAGCTAAGTTCGCCGCCAAGAAGGAACTCGACGCACATCTTAGTAGGGAAGCCGCGTATAACATCACAAATTTGGCGTACAGCATACGAg GTATGCCAGATGAAGGCACAGAGGACGAGGGCGAAGCGGGCGGTTCTGGTGGTGCGGAGCTGGCGGTAGACCATCATGCTGATCTGTTCTCAGAAGTTCATTTGCACGAGATATCGCGGCTCGAGAAGCAGCTTGAACAGGCACACAATGAGAAT GCGCAACTGTCGACGTCGCTGCGCAGCGCCCAGTCGTCGGCGGAGAGCGAGAGCGCGGCGGCGACGGCGCTGCGCGCGGGCCTGCAGCGCGCCGCCTCACGCGTGTCCGCGCTCAAGCACCTGCACGCGGAGTGCGGCCCGCTC gAGGAGGAGAAGCTGGAGAGCAGCGGAGTGAGCGCGCGCGCCGCCAAGTGGCTGACGTGGTGGCGCGTGTCGGGCGGCGAGGTGGGCGCGCTGGCGGACGCGCTGGGCGAGCTGCTGgccgcgcccgcgcccgccGGCTCGCCCGCCGCGCTGCAGCGCCAGGCGCTGGCCGGCCTCAGCGACCGCGCCGCCGACGCCGAGCTGCGCTGCGCCGCGCTGCAGGCCGACGCCGACCTGCTGCGCGCCATCGCCGGCG GAGCGGGTCGTGCGCTCTCCTCAGCTGCACCTGCACTCACATCAGCAGCGGAGACGCTGGCGCAGCTGTACCACCACGTGTGCGCCGTCAACGGCACGCAGCCCGAGCGCCTGCTGCTTGAGCACGCGCACCAGACTGACG GTGCAGGAGCGGAAGGCCGCGGCGGGGACGAAGAAGCACTGGCGCTAGCGGCTGGCGAGCTGGAAGGACTACGCGCAGCCGCCAGTGTAGCGCGATACGCTGATACGCTACTCGACCAACTCACTCACTTGCGAGCTGCATTAGATACCGCGCTCGACTCGCGACTCCGTCACCAGCCCG TGATGGAATCAGAAGAACGCGGCGCGGAGCTCGGCGAACTACAGGAACAAGTGATCAAACTCAAGTCCCTGCTCTCAACGAAGCGGGAACAGATAGCGACACTACGCACTGTGCTCAAGTCGAACAAGAACACGGCGGAGGTCGCACTCGCCAACCTCAAGTCGAAGTACGAGACGGAGAAGACGATAGTCACGGAGACGATGCTCAAGTTGAGGAACGAGTTGAGGCTGCTCAAGGAGGACGCTGCTACTTTCTCGA GTCTGCGCGCGATGTTCGCGGCGCGGTGCGAGGAGTACGTGACGCAGGTGGACGAGCTGACGCAGGCGCTGGCGGGCGCGGAGGAGGAGAAGAAGACGCTCAACCAGCTGCTGCGCCTGGCCGTGCAGCAGAAGCTCTCGCTCACGCAGCGCCTCGAGGAGCTGGAG gTGGACCGCGAGATGCGCACGCGTCGCGTGCCGAAGGCGGGCGGCACTGCGCGCGCGCGGCCGCGGGACTTCTAG
- the LOC123699029 gene encoding protein bicaudal D isoform X1: MADTAQSGISIAELKAEIERLSRELDQASSEKIQSAQLGLVLLEEKSALQQRCDELESLYENTKHELDITQEALMKLDTTQKVTTQSGIEQENALLNESAAMESSLTLQIIELEGESKQLRHELERVISERDRLLAESSELGADKATRESERAALRAELREARQREQRLLLDIGDLEDENISLQKQVSALRSSQVEFEGLKHEVRQLREEAENARAAADETAALRRIAERQLAEALEALQAEREAKFAAKKELDAHLSREAAYNITNLAYSIRGMPDEGTEDEGEAGGSGGAELAVDHHADLFSEVHLHEISRLEKQLEQAHNENAQLSTSLRSAQSSAESESAAATALRAGLQRAASRVSALKHLHAECGPLEEEKLESSGVSARAAKWLTWWRVSGGEVGALADALGELLAAPAPAGSPAALQRQALAGLSDRAADAELRCAALQADADLLRAIAGGAGRALSSAAPALTSAAETLAQLYHHVCAVNGTQPERLLLEHAHQTDGAGAEGRGGDEEALALAAGELEGLRAAASVARYADTLLDQLTHLRAALDTALDSRLRHQPVMESEERGAELGELQEQVIKLKSLLSTKREQIATLRTVLKSNKNTAEVALANLKSKYETEKTIVTETMLKLRNELRLLKEDAATFSSLRAMFAARCEEYVTQVDELTQALAGAEEEKKTLNQLLRLAVQQKLSLTQRLEELEVRTYIHTYTRRRWRARRRRRRRSTSCCAWPCSRSSRSRSASRSWRCAHTYIHTHAGAGGRGGGEEDAQPAAAPGRAAEALAHAAPRGAGGGPRDAHASRAEGGRHCARAAAGLLANRARAQGRRRRPARAAAPLARTTTTTRYTTPGYHSHPTLKVVGETIAL; the protein is encoded by the exons ATGGCAGACACGGCTCAAAGCGGTATATCTATCGCTGAGCTAAAGGCGGAGATCGAAAGGTTGAGTCGAGAACTCGACCAGGCAAGTAGCGAGAAGATCCAGTCGGCACAGCTGGGGTTAGTTTTGCTTGAGGAGAAAAGTGCATTGCAACAAAGATGCGACGAGCTGGAGAGCCTCTACGAGAACACAAAACACGAGTTGGATATCACACAAGAG gctTTGATGAAACTTGACACAACACAAAAAGTGACTACACAAAGTGGTATAGAACAAGAAAATGCCCTCCTCAATGAGTCCGCTGCTATGGAAAGCTCTCTCACCCTACAGATTATTGAACTGGAGGGTGaatctaaacag CTACGTCACGAGCTAGAACGCGTAATCAGCGAACGGGATCGACTATTAGCTGAAAGTTCAGAACTGGGCGCCGACAAGGCCACCCGCGAGTCCGAGCGGGCGGCGCTCCGTGCGGAGCTGCGGGAGGCGAGGCAGCGGGAACAGCGGCTTCTGTTGGACATCGGGGATTTGGAAGACGAGAATATATCGCTGCAGAAGCAAGTCTCCGCGTTGAGATCATCACAG GTCGAATTCGAAGGCTTGAAACATGAAGTCAGACAGTTGCGGGAAGAAGCGGAAAACGCGCGCGCAGCCGCTGACGAAACAGCGGCTTTGCGGCGTATCGCTGAACGGCAACTCGCTGAAGCGCTTGAAGCGCTGCAAGCGGAGAGGGAAGCTAAGTTCGCCGCCAAGAAGGAACTCGACGCACATCTTAGTAGGGAAGCCGCGTATAACATCACAAATTTGGCGTACAGCATACGAg GTATGCCAGATGAAGGCACAGAGGACGAGGGCGAAGCGGGCGGTTCTGGTGGTGCGGAGCTGGCGGTAGACCATCATGCTGATCTGTTCTCAGAAGTTCATTTGCACGAGATATCGCGGCTCGAGAAGCAGCTTGAACAGGCACACAATGAGAAT GCGCAACTGTCGACGTCGCTGCGCAGCGCCCAGTCGTCGGCGGAGAGCGAGAGCGCGGCGGCGACGGCGCTGCGCGCGGGCCTGCAGCGCGCCGCCTCACGCGTGTCCGCGCTCAAGCACCTGCACGCGGAGTGCGGCCCGCTC gAGGAGGAGAAGCTGGAGAGCAGCGGAGTGAGCGCGCGCGCCGCCAAGTGGCTGACGTGGTGGCGCGTGTCGGGCGGCGAGGTGGGCGCGCTGGCGGACGCGCTGGGCGAGCTGCTGgccgcgcccgcgcccgccGGCTCGCCCGCCGCGCTGCAGCGCCAGGCGCTGGCCGGCCTCAGCGACCGCGCCGCCGACGCCGAGCTGCGCTGCGCCGCGCTGCAGGCCGACGCCGACCTGCTGCGCGCCATCGCCGGCG GAGCGGGTCGTGCGCTCTCCTCAGCTGCACCTGCACTCACATCAGCAGCGGAGACGCTGGCGCAGCTGTACCACCACGTGTGCGCCGTCAACGGCACGCAGCCCGAGCGCCTGCTGCTTGAGCACGCGCACCAGACTGACG GTGCAGGAGCGGAAGGCCGCGGCGGGGACGAAGAAGCACTGGCGCTAGCGGCTGGCGAGCTGGAAGGACTACGCGCAGCCGCCAGTGTAGCGCGATACGCTGATACGCTACTCGACCAACTCACTCACTTGCGAGCTGCATTAGATACCGCGCTCGACTCGCGACTCCGTCACCAGCCCG TGATGGAATCAGAAGAACGCGGCGCGGAGCTCGGCGAACTACAGGAACAAGTGATCAAACTCAAGTCCCTGCTCTCAACGAAGCGGGAACAGATAGCGACACTACGCACTGTGCTCAAGTCGAACAAGAACACGGCGGAGGTCGCACTCGCCAACCTCAAGTCGAAGTACGAGACGGAGAAGACGATAGTCACGGAGACGATGCTCAAGTTGAGGAACGAGTTGAGGCTGCTCAAGGAGGACGCTGCTACTTTCTCGA GTCTGCGCGCGATGTTCGCGGCGCGGTGCGAGGAGTACGTGACGCAGGTGGACGAGCTGACGCAG GCGCTGGCGGGCGCGGAGGAGGAGAAGAAGACGCTCAACCAGCTGCTGCGCCTGGCCGTGCAGCAGAAGCTCTCGCTCACGCAGCGCCTCGAGGAGCTGGAGGTGcgcacatacatacatacatacacacgcaGGCGCTGGCGGGCGCGGAGGAGGAGAAGAAGACGCTCAACCAGCTGCTGCGCCTGGCCGTGCAGCAGAAGCTCTCGCTCACGCAGCGCCTCGAGGAGCTGGAGGTGcgcacatacatacatacatacacacgcaGGCGCTGGCGGGCGCGGAGGAGGAGAAGAAGACGCTCAACCAGCTGCTGCGCCTGGCCGTGCAGCAGAAGCTCTCGCTCACGCAGCGCCTCGAGGAGCTGGAG gTGGACCGCGAGATGCGCACGCGTCGCGTGCCGAAGGCGGGCGGCACTGCGCGCGCGCGGCCGCGGGACTTCTAGCGAATCGTGCGCGCGCTCAaggccgccgccgccgccctGCGCGCGCTGCTGCACCACTAGCGCGCACCACCACCACCACACGCTATACCACTCCTGGATACCACTCCCACCCTACACTCAAGGTCGTGGGGGAAACAATTGCGTTGTGA